The window GTGGTATTTGCGTAATTCGTAGTTTGTTTTAGGAGTCTTCAGCAATTTGGAGTGATATCTTTTGAGATTAGAACTTTGATGTATTGTCACACAGAGCAAAGGAGAACACAGAGGTTTTATATAGTAGAAATCGTTAGGCACAGAGGCACCGTTGGTGTGTGGAGCATCAGAGGATATTTGCGAGTTTTATTAATGTTTTTGTCTACTTCATTACAAAGCAGTGGGTTTACAAGATTTCTTAAAACGTTTATTACCAAAGTTATCAGCAACACGTACACTACGGCTCTGTCGCTCTTTGTGCCTTCGGCACCTCCATGATATTGTCTTTTATGTTTTTCATCTCCGTGTTCTCCTCCTCTCTGTGTGCCTTTTATATGTAGTAGGCTTACTTTATCACTCCATATTTCGGAAGAACCGTATTTTTTATTTATAAATATTTTGCGAATCAATAAAATATCCTTATCTTTGCGTCATTAATTTTTAAATGATAAAGTTATGTTGCATTTTTTCAAATCCATCAGAAGATCAGTAAAACACTGGTACATTCCCCTTATATTAGGAATTTTGTTCATTCTTTGTGGTATAGGGGTAATTATGTCACCACAAGATTCTTATCTTACCCTTTCAATACTCTTTAGTCTTTCGTTCTTAGTATCGGGGATAATTGAAACCTTCTTTGCCCTACAGAATACTAAAAATCTTAATGGTTGGGGCTGGTATTTGGTAAGCGGACTTATTTCATTGATAATGGGTATCTTTTTACTTATGTATCCTGCCCTATCAATGTCTATATTACCATTGGTAGTAGGTTTTACGTTGCTATTCCGTTCGTTTGAGCTACTTGGTTTTGCCTTCGAAGAAAAAGAAGCAGGCGTACTGAATTGGGGGAACTTAGCCATAGTGAGCGTATTGAGTATTATCCTCTCGTTCATTTTGATTGCTAATCCTGTCTTTACAGGTATCTCATTAGTAGTATTCACAGGTTTATCATTTATCTCCACAGGTATTTCATCTGTAATACTTTCGTTCAATCTGAAAAAGTTAAAAGGTTCTGCTCAAAAGTTATCAGATGATTTAAAGAACCGCATAGAAGACGTCGAAAAAGAAGTGAAAGAAGCTACGAAATAATAGCAAATTAGTAAAATATCACTGGCACAAGTCTATAGTTATACCTATGATTACAGAGCTATGGTGCTTTTTTGCAGAAAATACCTCCAAAGAATTAAATACTCTTTGGAGGTATTATGATTTTATAATTGACGCGCCTACGTCCAATATCCAGCACTCTTTTTAAGAGTTGTCTTTATCTTATCTTTTATCTTCAGTAATTGGCATTATTGGCTTTGTGGTATTAAAAGAATACTCCATTGGTAAACCCATACCACCGCAATACCGTTTCACCCCCACAAGAGTATCATCAACCAACTGATAAACATTATCGTAATACCAAACTTGAAGGTATCGCTCCAGCTGTATTGATTGGTAGTGTACAGTAGGGCAGCAGGTTTACTGTTAAAAGGCAGTACATACACGTGTCCCACAAGCATTGCCACCGGGAAGGCAAGACTCATTCAGCATTTTATCTTGTAGTTTATCTTCCTTTGTCAGACCATTTAATTTGGGATAGTCATATCCTGCAAGTGTATAAGTTTTTATTTAATTTCCAATCTACACATTTAACGAAAGAGCCCATTTTTCTCCTTGGATATCATTTCTTATTTATGAATCAATAGTAGAAGGAATTACTTTCTCTTGTGTCCAACACTCCCCTCTCTCTCGGAGAGGGGTTGGGGAGAGGACTTTTTTTTCTTCTGTCCTTCTGTCTTGTAAAGATAATTCTAATCTTGAAAATCAAAAAGGCATTAATTGCCTTTCAATTAACGCCCTTTTAGCTTTCAAAAGATGCCCTTTAAGCCCCTTACTAACGCCCTTTTGAAGTCCAATTAAGCACCTTTTCTGTATCGCCTTTGTAACTAATTGAATTTCTGAATGTTGTAGACTTGCTCCTTATGCGTGTTTTCTACCTTTGTTTTAGGTGTTTTACAGGATTTGATGTAAATATTTTTCACTAAACACTCCGTATTTTATAGCTTGCAAATGGATAGCGATTTTATGTCGGCAGGAGGATACTAAAAGAGGTTATTGGCTATCTAAGTCATCTGTTTCTCACTATAAAGTGTTATCTTTGTGGGCGAGTATTACTCATGTATGTTTTATCAACGAAAGCATTGTGTTATGAATAAAAAGGTTTATTTCGCAGGTTCTATCCGTGGTGGTAGGGAGGATGCGGCTGTGTATAAGCGGATTATTGACTATATCAACAGGACTGATACAGTACTTACGGAGCATATTGGTTTAGGAAGTTTGAGTGTAAAAGCGCAAACAAAAGAAGATGACGTACATATATATGAGCGTGATACAGAGTGGCTTAGGTCATCCGATGTGCTGATAGCAGAATGTACGAACCCCTCTCATGGCGTTGGTTATGAATTAGCATACGCTGAGGCTTGTAATATCCCAGTGCATATCTTCTATGATAAGCACAAAGCCAATATCTCCGCTATGCTGAATGGCAACGCTTATTTTAAGGTTTATCCATACGAGAACGAAGCGGAGATATATCCCGTTCTGGATAACATTTTAGGAAATAAGTAGGGCGATTTAATCGAGAAAAATCAATATTCGAGGTTGACAGTATGCTCTTATTCTTGTCAAGATAGGGACGAACACACTTGCTTTTTCTGTTATAAAGCAAAGTGAGAAGTGAGCATCACACTTCTTGGACGAAGCTGGTAGAGGGTGTAGCTTTCGGAAAGATTGCTGTTAGAACGATAGATAAAGGTTTTTGTATTGAAGACATTATCGACGTTCAGAACGAATTGTATCTTCTTTTTTGTTTTAAAGGTGATACTAAGATTCATAAAGGTGTAATCCTTTTTATCCGTAAAACCACTATTATGCGTGTATTGTAGGTTGGTGTTAAGTATCAGTCTGTCAGGTATAAAAGCTATGGAGAGTGCAGCCTCATTACTAAAATTGCGAATCATATTTGTGTAGTTACCCGACTTTGATTGGGAGATTGACCATCGACAGTTCTCTGTTAGTCGGATGTTCTTGATAAGATTAAAGGCAAGGTTGGCAGAGACAAAGAAACTATTATACTGATAGTCGGTGATGACAGACTGGCGGAGTATCTTGCTTGTGTTAGTCGAATAATCAGCTGTTGCCCCGATACTCATGTCGTGCCAAGTAATCTCCTTTCGTATATTCGCTGTCATAGAGAAGTTGCTCTGGTGGTTTGGAGCATATTCAGCTTGCAGCAATGTATGCGCATTTTGGTCTATTGTCGTACCATAAATCATGTCACTCCATGAGCGACTAACCGCCCCAGAGAGATAGGCAAAGAACTGATGCGGGATATTCTTGTAGTGTATCTTCCCATGTATAGTTGCCGATTTGTTTTCCGATAGATTCATCTTGTAGCGGTTCAGTGTCCTATAGTTGCTCATTAGATAAGCAGTGAACAGACTTCTCCAACTCGTAGGAAACATCCCGTAACTCCCTCCTGCAGAAAGCGTCCAATTGTCTGTTGCTTTCCAAAGCATTGTAAAAGATGGCGAGAAGAGTAGGGTTGTGTGCTTTCCTTTCGTCGTCTCGTTAGCTATCGGTTCGTTATCCACCTTTGTATAGTTGAGCGATAAAGGTAGATTGAATGATAGGCGGAACGTGTTTTTGACATATTGTAGGTTGGCTCCCAAGTTGCTTTTCATCTGCAAGTAACCCATGTCTCCGCTCGTCGCCATTGTCACAGCTGTATCGTTTAATAAACTTTTCAGTCCCACATATTCAATATTAAACTCTGCGGAAGGCGCAATGGTCCAGTTGTGTTTTCGGATGTTTCTTATCAAAGTGAGGCTGTTGTAACTTCCCATGTTTGAGAGTCTCGCATCTTGTCTTACCTGCATGCCCCCTTCAATGGCGAGAGCTTGTGGATTTGTCTGTACAAAGTTGGTTGTTTTCAGCTTAAAACCTCCTCCATTGGTTGTACGCTGAATCCATTCCGTGTGATTGTTCAGTCCTAAGTTTCTGTTAGAGGCATGTTGCTGAATACGTGCATTGTTTGACAAAGCCAGTCCATTGTCGTCACTCCAGTTTCCTGCTAAGTCAAGTGTGTTTTTAAGATAAGTCTTACTGCTGTTGTTCTCAAAATGCAACTGCATTGTGGCAGCGTTCGTCGTATTACGTGCAGAAATGTCTTCGGTCATCATACGAGTAGTTGCATCAGGGAGCAGATAAATGGTTTGTGAATAGCTACTTTGCCGTTGGATATCGTGCCTGTAAGTTATGTTATACTTTATTTCCGCGGTCTCACTTAGTTTGTTGAGATTGCTGAAACAGATGTTATGCTGGTTGTTACGTAGACTCTTACCTACAGGAGATGATCCCGGAAAGATGATGGATGTTAGTCGAGAGGCTCCAATATTACTCCCACCATAGTATGATTTAAACCAATCGACGCTTGAACCGTTATTATCTGTTTCGTAATAGAAAACATGCTGTTGTCTTTGTGCGAAGTACATAAGGGCAGCATTGACTTCTCTCAATAAACCGTTAGAATCGAAGCCTATCCCTAAGTCTACGGTCTTTAGCCATCTGCCCTTTGCTTTCTTCTTCAACTTTAGATTGATAGCTGCTGACTCAGGTGGTATCTGATCCTGCAATGCCTTGATATGTTCATGGTTTTCCATCACCTGTACCGTACTGACATCTTCAGCCTTAATACCATTCGTGGCGATGCTATATTTGCCCGCAAACATATCCATGTTCTCAAT of the Prevotella melaninogenica genome contains:
- a CDS encoding HdeD family acid-resistance protein: MLHFFKSIRRSVKHWYIPLILGILFILCGIGVIMSPQDSYLTLSILFSLSFLVSGIIETFFALQNTKNLNGWGWYLVSGLISLIMGIFLLMYPALSMSILPLVVGFTLLFRSFELLGFAFEEKEAGVLNWGNLAIVSVLSIILSFILIANPVFTGISLVVFTGLSFISTGISSVILSFNLKKLKGSAQKLSDDLKNRIEDVEKEVKEATK
- a CDS encoding nucleoside 2-deoxyribosyltransferase, translated to MNKKVYFAGSIRGGREDAAVYKRIIDYINRTDTVLTEHIGLGSLSVKAQTKEDDVHIYERDTEWLRSSDVLIAECTNPSHGVGYELAYAEACNIPVHIFYDKHKANISAMLNGNAYFKVYPYENEAEIYPVLDNILGNK
- a CDS encoding TonB-dependent receptor, which encodes MAQNSQGDSLTITGRVVDNKHQPMDGCILTIIQEKDSSILASSLTNEDGRYAISYPRTKDNLLLSLTGFNIKRQVKRITPTSQTVNFTTTYESITLKEVEIKARKLWGSRDTLNYLVSAYMKGQDRTIGDILKQLPGITLEGGMVKYQGVPINHFYIENMDMFAGKYSIATNGIKAEDVSTVQVMENHEHIKALQDQIPPESAAINLKLKKKAKGRWLKTVDLGIGFDSNGLLREVNAALMYFAQRQQHVFYYETDNNGSSVDWFKSYYGGSNIGASRLTSIIFPGSSPVGKSLRNNQHNICFSNLNKLSETAEIKYNITYRHDIQRQSSYSQTIYLLPDATTRMMTEDISARNTTNAATMQLHFENNSSKTYLKNTLDLAGNWSDDNGLALSNNARIQQHASNRNLGLNNHTEWIQRTTNGGGFKLKTTNFVQTNPQALAIEGGMQVRQDARLSNMGSYNSLTLIRNIRKHNWTIAPSAEFNIEYVGLKSLLNDTAVTMATSGDMGYLQMKSNLGANLQYVKNTFRLSFNLPLSLNYTKVDNEPIANETTKGKHTTLLFSPSFTMLWKATDNWTLSAGGSYGMFPTSWRSLFTAYLMSNYRTLNRYKMNLSENKSATIHGKIHYKNIPHQFFAYLSGAVSRSWSDMIYGTTIDQNAHTLLQAEYAPNHQSNFSMTANIRKEITWHDMSIGATADYSTNTSKILRQSVITDYQYNSFFVSANLAFNLIKNIRLTENCRWSISQSKSGNYTNMIRNFSNEAALSIAFIPDRLILNTNLQYTHNSGFTDKKDYTFMNLSITFKTKKKIQFVLNVDNVFNTKTFIYRSNSNLSESYTLYQLRPRSVMLTSHFAL